One region of Dehalococcoidia bacterium genomic DNA includes:
- a CDS encoding DUF58 domain-containing protein produces IAFTDRVELYLRPRKGQHHVLRMARDLIYHRTRGTGTSIEAATDFLMRVAKRPGVAFIISDFHARGYAPSLRLAAQKHDVIAVSITDPREVELPPAGLVALRDPESGAETLIDTEDRRERERYAAMAAERLLARRRLLTGLGVDEVPLRTDRSYVEPLMQFFRARAGRRVARA; encoded by the coding sequence ATTGCCTTCACGGACCGCGTGGAGCTGTACCTGCGCCCGCGCAAAGGACAGCACCACGTCCTGCGCATGGCGCGAGACCTGATCTACCACCGGACCAGGGGCACCGGCACCAGCATCGAGGCGGCGACAGATTTCCTGATGCGCGTCGCCAAGCGGCCCGGCGTCGCGTTCATAATCTCCGACTTTCACGCGCGCGGCTACGCTCCTTCCCTGCGCCTCGCGGCCCAGAAGCACGACGTCATCGCCGTGAGCATCACCGACCCGCGCGAGGTGGAGTTGCCGCCGGCCGGCCTCGTAGCCCTGCGCGATCCCGAGAGCGGCGCGGAGACGCTCATAGACACGGAGGACCGGCGCGAACGCGAACGCTACGCGGCGATGGCAGCCGAGCGGCTGTTGGCGCGGCGCCGCCTCCTCACCGGGCTGGGCGTCGACGAGGTCCCGCTGCGCACCGACCGGTCCTACGTCGAACCGCTGATGCAGTTCTTTCGGGCCCGGGCCGGCAGGAGGGTCGCGAGGGCATGA
- a CDS encoding VWA domain-containing protein: MRFADPYLLLLLIAIPALLWLKVRLTRERAGASFSNLELLAGYRPTWRVRYRWVPTLFRAGAVAMLVVALARPQQGQAESELPGQGIDIALVLDTSGSMTSTPLGRETRLAVAQNNIREFISGRREDRIGLVIFADRSLVLSPLTLDYEALKSLVTDVTQVDVGGNTAIGMGLAEAVELLRGSRARSRVVILLTDGENNSGDIDPGQAARIAQALGVRVHTIGILDSGTRAANVNEEVLTQMAEVTGGRYFPVTSPESLARVYENIDQLEKSRIGRLQFAAYDELAWYFLAAAIGLLAVELLANMTIWRRAL; this comes from the coding sequence GTGAGGTTCGCCGACCCTTACCTCCTGCTCCTCTTGATTGCCATCCCGGCGCTCCTGTGGCTGAAGGTGCGGCTGACGCGCGAGCGAGCCGGAGCTTCGTTCTCGAACCTCGAGCTGCTTGCCGGCTACCGCCCGACCTGGCGCGTCCGTTATCGCTGGGTGCCGACCCTGTTCCGCGCGGGCGCCGTGGCGATGCTTGTCGTCGCACTCGCTCGACCGCAGCAGGGACAGGCCGAGAGCGAGTTGCCGGGCCAGGGCATCGACATCGCGTTGGTGCTCGACACCTCGGGCAGCATGACCTCGACGCCCCTGGGCCGCGAGACCCGCCTCGCCGTCGCCCAGAACAACATCAGGGAGTTCATCAGCGGCCGCCGCGAAGACCGGATCGGCCTGGTCATCTTCGCCGACCGCAGCTTGGTCCTGAGCCCCCTCACGCTCGACTACGAGGCGCTCAAGAGCCTGGTCACGGACGTGACTCAGGTGGATGTGGGCGGTAACACTGCAATCGGCATGGGACTCGCTGAGGCGGTGGAACTGCTGCGTGGCTCGCGGGCGCGCAGCCGCGTCGTGATCCTTTTGACCGACGGCGAGAATAACTCCGGTGACATCGATCCCGGCCAGGCGGCGCGCATCGCGCAGGCGCTCGGCGTCCGCGTGCACACGATCGGCATCCTCGATAGCGGCACGCGCGCCGCGAACGTCAACGAAGAGGTCCTCACCCAGATGGCGGAGGTCACGGGTGGCCGCTACTTCCCTGTCACGAGCCCCGAGTCCCTGGCCCGCGTGTACGAGAACATCGACCAGCTGGAGAAGTCGCGCATCGGCCGCCTGCAGTTTGCGGCCTACGACGAGCTTGCCTGGTACTTCCTCGCGGCCGCCATAGGGCTGCTTGCCGTCGAGCTGCTGGCTAACATGACCATCTGGCGGAGGGCCCTCTGA